GATAATAAGCTTAAATCTAATATGTGTACTAATTAGATATGTGATGGAAGAGAAAATTTTTGTGAGATTTTTAAACTTTCCTAAAAGCCAGAATTTAAATCCTCTATTTTTTGTTTATGATAATTTTTATTACTCGCTACCAAGCTTTTTCATTGGCTTTATCACATTCCATATTTTTAGAACCTTCACAATAGAGAAACGTAATAGTGAATTAAGGGCATTAGTGCATGAAGCAGAATTACACCTTTTAAAATCACAGATCAACCCACATTTTCTTTATAATGTGCTTAATTATATGTATGCTATCTCGCTACCGCTCTCGGCAAGGCTATCTAATACCATTTCAAAATTGGCGGGTACAATGCGATATACTATAACTAAATCTGAGGTTCAGACCTCGCCTTTAAATGAGGAAATAGAATTTGTTCAAGACTATATTGACTTACAATCGACTCAGTTTGATCATGGAATATATTATAAGTTTATTAAGGCAATCGATGATGACCAGATCCTGGTTCCGACCATGATTTTAGTTACTTTTATCGAAAACGCTTTTAAACATGGAATTGTTGATGACCCCAAATTTCCCCTTAAGATCAAAATAACGGCAATAAAAAATACGATGGAATTTGAGATTCTAAACTATATTAATCAAAATTTAAAAGACGTCACTAACGGAATTGGATTGGCTAATGTCAAACGTAGATTAGCACTTCTATTACCTGACAAGCATTTTCTGCACATTTCAGCAGAGAATGATCTTTATTCTGTCCGTCTTAAATTGATTTTATAACATGAAAAATAGAATTCAGTGCGTAATAATAGATGATCAAATGTTTGCCATAGACATTTTAAGAAATCACTTACTCCAATTTCCAGAGTTTTCATTGGCATATTATGGCAGCGACGTGTATGAAGCTTTAAGAATTATTGAAGGTTCAAAAATAGACCTGATTTTTCTTGATATCCAAATGCCTGAAATGAACGGTTTACAATTTTTAAAATTATGTAAAAATAAATGCAAATTCATCTTCACCACAGCTTATTCTCAATATGCTATCGATGGATATGAAAACGACATTATTGATTTCTTACTAAAACCCATAACTTTTGAACGCTTCGAAAAATCAATAGCTAAATTCTACCATCTTTTACAGATTGGTTCAAACCAGGAAACCGAATCTCTAAAAGAGTACATATTGATTAAAGGAGACTCTAAACAGAAATATTTCAAGGTAAAATTACAAGATATATTGTATATAAAGGGCTTAAACAATTATATATGTGTCTATACAACCACACAGTCCATTATTACATACTTGAATCTAAAGGATTTTATAACCACTTTACCGTCTCATAAATTTTGTCGAATACATAGATCGTATATTGTGTCAATTGATCGGATTATATCTGTTGAGAAAGATACCGTTAAGATCTCCAATGAGGTAATACCGATCGGTTCTTCCTATAAAAAAGAATTTTTTCAACTGTGGAAATTAAAGGTCTTATGAATAATTATCTCCTGCAAATCCTCCGATTCAAGCTTTTTTCCCAAAAACCTATGTTATCTCAGCTGTTTCTTTATTAATAGGTTCTACCGATTTTTAATTTTCTAGGATGATATCTGCTCGGACATTTTGCTGAATCAGTTCGCTGTCCAATAGATGTATACGCCCTATGAACTACATTTGTGTTGATTTCTTAAAGTTCTACGGATAGAGATCACTGCTATTTTTATGATTGGTGGATGCTATGTTGAGCAAAGTTTGCTTTAGCCATTGATATGGGTTTACTTCAGGTTTTTTGCAGATCGCAAAGAACGATTAGATCATTGCTGAACGCTGTGCTGCCCCATGGTTGCCGCTGTAACTCCAATACAAGCAATCTCAATTCAGAGCGCATCAATATTCGTTAAGTTACAATACCTTGTGGATTGTCGATAAAAACGAAGAAAGTGAAAGTATTATAACCGTAGCCGGTTATGAGTCATTGGGGTGGAATGGTGGCGGCTGCTATTGCTCAAACAGCAATGAGTTCCGAAGATAAAGACAAAGAAATCCCTTAGTAATCAGGATTGATTTTCTGAATGTTTAAATCCTGTCAGCTTGGACAGGATTTTTATTTAATGTTACGTTCTTTTTTCCACTTACGAATTCTCCCTCTTGCGTTGGTATAAGGCGAAGACGTGTTAAACTGAATCATTCTTCCTAAAGTCCATTTCTCATACCAGGAAACCTCATATAATTCAGCATTAGATTTTTGCTCAATTAGATTAAGAATGTCAGAAACCGTTTCATATAATTTACTACACAATGTATTAAAGTCAATGTCTTCATAATCTTTGTAAAACTTCTGAGCCAACTTACCAAGTTCATTCCATTTATAACCTGTTTCAGGAAAATCTACGAGCTCATTATTATCTTTTTTTCGATTCCATTTAAGCACTAATTCTCCCCACCCTATCAAATAAGAAATAAGATTATTGATACTCATTGTAGTATCCTTTGCATGTCCTTCTAAATCTGTGGTGGTAGTTAATTCAACAGGAATGGTCGATAATTCCTTTTTCAGTTTGTTGTAATTCGTTTCAATTGCCTTTTGTAATTCTTCTTTATTGACAGGTACAGCCATAATCTGCGAAAATAGATTTTTACCAAATTTACAAAAGCTATAAAAGAGTTTACTTAAAATAAGACATGATTTGCTTCAACCGTTTTTCAATCTGGTGCAGTTATGTGTTCTTTATATGGCATACATTGTGCTTATAAAGGGTAAATCAAAAGGCTATCTTTTTAAGTGTCTTGCAATGTAAATGCGTTTCAATTCTGAAATTAAAAGCAATTTTTCATACATTGCACGCTCTTTTTGCTCTAAAGCTTTAACTTTTTGAACATCATTTGTGAAGACTATGTCATTGGCTATTTTGCATAATGTTATTATAGGACATTTTTGCGTTGGCCTAGTCGCCTATAAGCGTGGGAAAATGTACTATAATGCCACATTATATAACTTAGCTTCCGCCGATTTGCATACTATGGCGCACCAGAATCTGCGCGAGAATGTCAGCATGATGCATCGCGCGCCATATCCGCAGAAGCATGAAATCGGGCTTCCAAGGCAAAAGTTGGAGAAATAATTTTCTTAATTTTGTATATTGGAATTGATATTAAATCGCAAACTTATATGGAATTAAAAAGATTTTTGGATGCCCAAAACCAAGTTTACCTGAAGGCACTTTCTGAAATCAAAAATGGCAGGAAGACTTCCCATTGGATGTGGTATATCTTCCCGCAGCTCAGTGGTTTGGGAAGTAGTGCAATATCCGACGAATATGGCATCTCCGGTGTATCTGAAGCAATCTCATATTTGGCCCACCCCGTTCTTGGGAAGCACCTGATTGAAATTTCAGAAGCCCTCCTACAGCTCGATGGCTTTACGGCAGAGGAAATCTTCGGATATCCCGATTACCTCAAGTTGCGCTCCTGCATGACATTATTTGCAATGGTTAGCGATACAGAAAATATATTTAATGAAGTCCTCAAAAAATATTTTGACGGTGTTGCTGACAAGCGGACAGTATCGGCGATCAGGGCAAAAAATATAAGCTAATTTAATCTCCATACAAAAACCTGCTATTTTTATATATTAACTTTTTCTTTGAATAAGCAATATTCCAGGACAACGAGTAACCATTTTAACTTGATTATATGGACCTTACCGGAATAATAAGACGGACCGATTATGTTTTCACGGCTGAATATCCTGAAATAAGGATACGAGACAAGACTGGGATTTGATTAAATTAAAAAAAGACCGATTGTTTTATTTTTTTGTTTACCTTTGTCATAAATGATAATTTATGCTGCATGAAAACTACAAAATCTGAAAATACCAAGCGCCTGATTATCGAGAAAACCGCATCCGTATTTAATACAAAAGGCTATGCGGGCACATCGATAAACGATTTAATGAACGCCACAGGGCTTTCAAAAGGCTGCATCTACGGTAATTTCGAGAACAAGGACGAGATCGCATTGAGCGTGTTTGACCATAACTTCGCCAGGATCACTCAGCATATGAAAGAACGCATACTCGCTACGGAGCATTCAATAGAACGGTTGCTGGTTTATCCGCATACCTATAAAAATTATTTCAGGTATCCTTACCTTCAGGCAGGCTGCCCCATTTTAAATACCGCTACAGAAGCAGATGACACGCATCCTAAACTGAAAGAAAGCGCACAGAAAGCACTGGGGTTCTGGAAAACGTCTATTGAAAACCAGATAAAGCGGGGCATAGAAAGGAATGAAATCAAGGCAGATACCGATCCAACTGAAATGGCCGTGATCATGATTTCAATGATCGAGGGGGCGTTCATGCAGGCGAAAGTCAACAGCCATATGGCAGAGCTTACTATAGCCATGTCCTTTTTAGAAAAACTGATTAAAGGCATTGAAGCATAATTTTTTTTACCTTAAAAAAGACCAATCGGTTTATTTTATAGATATAATTTTAGATCAATACAATGGAAGAATTTGATATTACCGTTATCGGGTCAGGTCCCGGCGGATATGTAGCTGCGATCAGGAGCGCTCAATTAGGTTATAAAACAGCTTTGGTTGAAAAATACAGTACATTGGGAGGTACCTGTACAAACGTTGGCTGCATTCCTACCAAAGCATTGCTGGACAGCACGCATCATTATGCAGAAGCCGCAAAGAGCTTTAATGCGCATGGAATTGAGTTTTTTGGCCTAGGGCTCAATTTTGAACAGATGTACAATCGAAAAAAAGAGGTAGTGGCTAAAAATATACAGGGGCTTGATTTCCTAATGCGAAAAAACAGGATCAAAGTTCTACAGGGATCGGGATCTTTTCTCAACAATGATTCCCTGAAGATATTACATGCTGATCAGACGGAAACCGTAATAAGGTCACAGAAATTCATTATTGCTACCGGATCAAAACCCGCCACGATTCCCGGGGTCGCCATTGATAAAAACAGGATCATTACCTCTACCGAAGCCCTGGCTCTGAAGGAACAGCCTGAGCGCATTGTGATCATCGGCGGAGGTGTGATTGGTGTAGAAATGGCGTCCATATTCAATAGGATCGGCACAAAAACAACCATTGTAGAATATGCTGACACGCTGATTGCCAATATGGACCGTGAACTGGGAGTAACCTTAGCAAAAATATTAACAAGAGAAGGCGTAGAAATACAATGCGGAAAAGCCGTCTACAAAGCCGAAAACCTCGGCAAGGCGGCTAAGGTTTATTTCAGAAATAAACAAGGTGAAGAGCAGGAACTTACTGCCGACTATATCCTCGTTGCTGTCGGAAGAAAGCCTTATGTGAATGGTCTGGGGCTGGAAAACACCAATGTAGAATTGAATGCCGACGGTACAATTAAAGTCAATGAACTGCTTCAGACAACAGCTTTAAATATTTTTGCCATCGGAGATGTGATCGGCGGCGCCATGCTGGCCCATAAAGCAGAGGAAGAAGCGGTATTTGTGGTGGAAAGAATCAATGGTCAGAAACCTCATATCAATTATGGCCGTATTCCTTCGGTAGTATACACTTGGCCGGAAGTTGCTTCTGTAGGAGCTACGGAAGAAGAATTAAAAAAACAGGGACTGGAGTATTCTATTGGTAAATTTCCATTTGCCGTAAATGCCAGAGCAAGGGCGGGTATGGAGCCTGACGGTTTTGTAAAGGTGCTTTCCGATCCGAAATATGGAGAACTTTTAGGAGTACACATTATCGGCGCCCGGGCGGCGGACCTGATCGCACAGGCAGTTGTCGGCCTGGAATACGAAGTAACAGCCAGTAATATGGCTTCCCTCTGCTATGCCCACCCGACGTATTCAGAAGTGCTGAAAGAAGCCTATACCATCGCAGCCGGGAAACCATCTTTGAATATTTAAGTATACCATCAATTTTAGTAGTATGTCACAACAAATCAGGCTCGCAACTTTTGACGATTATCCCAGAATGCTTTTTATCCGTGACGGAAAGCGTGGAAAGGGCTACGGGAATAAACCCCATCATCCACATGCTTCTCCGTGATAAAAAAAAATAACCTATTTTAGTAATTTAAGAATTTAACCCATCAGAATAAATCATGAATATCGAGGATAATTACGTAGAAATCAACCGGACATCATGGAATGACCGCACAGAAACCCATATCAAATCCGATTTTTATGATGTGGACGGTTTCTTAAAGGGCAAAAATTCGCTAAAGGATATCGAACTGAATATACTGGGAGATCTTTCCAATACCTCTGTCCTGCATTTACAATGTCATTTCGGGCAGGACAGCATATCATTAAGCCGTCTTGGAGCTGAGGTAGTGGGTGTTGATCTATCGGATGTGGCGATTGCGAAGGCCCGCGAACTGGCAAAGCAGGCCCACTCCACTGCATCTTTTATCTGCAGCGACGTCTACGACCTTCCCAATCATCTGGATCGTCAGTTTGACATTGTTTTTACGAGCTATGGGACCATCGGCTGGCTTCCCGACCTGGATCGGTGGGCGAAGGTGATTTCAAAGTTCCTGAAACCCGGCGGTAGATTTATTTTTGTGGAGTTTCATCCTGTGGTGTGGATGTATGATTCCCGGTTTGAAAAAATCGAATACAAGTATTTTAATTCCGGTGCCATTATAGAAACGGAAAAAGGAACCTACGCAGATAAAGCGGCGCAAATTGAAGTAGAAACAATTGGTTGGAACCACAGCTTGGGCGAGGTAATCAGCAGCCTGATACAAAACGGCCTCGGCATAACCTATTTTGAAGAGTTTGACTATTCACCATATAATAACTTTGATCTTTCGGTAGAGTCTGAGCCCGGTAAGTTCAGAATTGCTCATCTGGAAGATAAAATCCCGATGGTTTACGCGTTGTCAGCAACAAAAACCGATATATGACAACACTGATTTTTAGTCTTTATTAATTATCTAATCATGATCCGGCACATTATGATACAACTATAAAATTTGAAATATCCTGCACCAATGATGGAAACAGTGCTTCCGGTATCGCGTGCCCCATACCTTTTTTGATGATAAGCTGACAGCCGGGTATATTGTTTTTTAAATCAATCGCATGTTCAATACTGAACAATGGATCTTCGTCCCCGTGTATAACCAGTGCAGGTACCTGAATACCTGTGAGAAGACCTGGATTAAATACATAACTGATGAGGGCAATGATCTGACGATAAGGCCTGACTGCATAAGATTGCCGGACTTGATCTTCAATAATTAATGTCCGTTCTTTTTCTTCATTGAGAATATATCTGCTGCCGTAAATAGCTTTCATAAAGTCTATTCTTTCTTTCAGGTATGCTTCCAGATTATCTTCAAAATTTACAGATGAGCGGGTCATTTTTCTTACCAGTGCATCATCAGGTTTCGGAAGAGCCGGATTAAAGCTTGAAGATATCAATAACGTTAGTGTCTGAGTCATTGCCGGATACCGTGATGAAAATAACTGCGCAATGATCCCTCCCATGGATCGGCCGACAATGTGCGCCTTTTTAATATTCAGCGATTGCAGCAGATCCCTGATGTCATCTGCCATATCATGTAAAGAATAAGCAGGAGGATATTTTTCGGGGTCCTGTAAAAAACTGTTCAGCGAA
The genomic region above belongs to Sphingobacterium zeae and contains:
- a CDS encoding sensor histidine kinase, with the protein product MEEKIFVRFLNFPKSQNLNPLFFVYDNFYYSLPSFFIGFITFHIFRTFTIEKRNSELRALVHEAELHLLKSQINPHFLYNVLNYMYAISLPLSARLSNTISKLAGTMRYTITKSEVQTSPLNEEIEFVQDYIDLQSTQFDHGIYYKFIKAIDDDQILVPTMILVTFIENAFKHGIVDDPKFPLKIKITAIKNTMEFEILNYINQNLKDVTNGIGLANVKRRLALLLPDKHFLHISAENDLYSVRLKLIL
- a CDS encoding LytR/AlgR family response regulator transcription factor; amino-acid sequence: MKNRIQCVIIDDQMFAIDILRNHLLQFPEFSLAYYGSDVYEALRIIEGSKIDLIFLDIQMPEMNGLQFLKLCKNKCKFIFTTAYSQYAIDGYENDIIDFLLKPITFERFEKSIAKFYHLLQIGSNQETESLKEYILIKGDSKQKYFKVKLQDILYIKGLNNYICVYTTTQSIITYLNLKDFITTLPSHKFCRIHRSYIVSIDRIISVEKDTVKISNEVIPIGSSYKKEFFQLWKLKVL
- a CDS encoding ClbS/DfsB family four-helix bundle protein gives rise to the protein MAVPVNKEELQKAIETNYNKLKKELSTIPVELTTTTDLEGHAKDTTMSINNLISYLIGWGELVLKWNRKKDNNELVDFPETGYKWNELGKLAQKFYKDYEDIDFNTLCSKLYETVSDILNLIEQKSNAELYEVSWYEKWTLGRMIQFNTSSPYTNARGRIRKWKKERNIK
- a CDS encoding DUF1810 domain-containing protein, with the protein product MELKRFLDAQNQVYLKALSEIKNGRKTSHWMWYIFPQLSGLGSSAISDEYGISGVSEAISYLAHPVLGKHLIEISEALLQLDGFTAEEIFGYPDYLKLRSCMTLFAMVSDTENIFNEVLKKYFDGVADKRTVSAIRAKNIS
- a CDS encoding TetR/AcrR family transcriptional regulator, with the translated sequence MKTTKSENTKRLIIEKTASVFNTKGYAGTSINDLMNATGLSKGCIYGNFENKDEIALSVFDHNFARITQHMKERILATEHSIERLLVYPHTYKNYFRYPYLQAGCPILNTATEADDTHPKLKESAQKALGFWKTSIENQIKRGIERNEIKADTDPTEMAVIMISMIEGAFMQAKVNSHMAELTIAMSFLEKLIKGIEA
- the lpdA gene encoding dihydrolipoyl dehydrogenase, whose translation is MEEFDITVIGSGPGGYVAAIRSAQLGYKTALVEKYSTLGGTCTNVGCIPTKALLDSTHHYAEAAKSFNAHGIEFFGLGLNFEQMYNRKKEVVAKNIQGLDFLMRKNRIKVLQGSGSFLNNDSLKILHADQTETVIRSQKFIIATGSKPATIPGVAIDKNRIITSTEALALKEQPERIVIIGGGVIGVEMASIFNRIGTKTTIVEYADTLIANMDRELGVTLAKILTREGVEIQCGKAVYKAENLGKAAKVYFRNKQGEEQELTADYILVAVGRKPYVNGLGLENTNVELNADGTIKVNELLQTTALNIFAIGDVIGGAMLAHKAEEEAVFVVERINGQKPHINYGRIPSVVYTWPEVASVGATEEELKKQGLEYSIGKFPFAVNARARAGMEPDGFVKVLSDPKYGELLGVHIIGARAADLIAQAVVGLEYEVTASNMASLCYAHPTYSEVLKEAYTIAAGKPSLNI
- a CDS encoding class I SAM-dependent methyltransferase is translated as MNIEDNYVEINRTSWNDRTETHIKSDFYDVDGFLKGKNSLKDIELNILGDLSNTSVLHLQCHFGQDSISLSRLGAEVVGVDLSDVAIAKARELAKQAHSTASFICSDVYDLPNHLDRQFDIVFTSYGTIGWLPDLDRWAKVISKFLKPGGRFIFVEFHPVVWMYDSRFEKIEYKYFNSGAIIETEKGTYADKAAQIEVETIGWNHSLGEVISSLIQNGLGITYFEEFDYSPYNNFDLSVESEPGKFRIAHLEDKIPMVYALSATKTDI
- a CDS encoding alpha/beta fold hydrolase, with the protein product MGYIELRNAAIYYQLYGAENKDTIVLVSGLNTQMTRWEATFVKMLADEGFLVICFDNRDCGKSTFTIDRHSDTFNFSLNSFLQDPEKYPPAYSLHDMADDIRDLLQSLNIKKAHIVGRSMGGIIAQLFSSRYPAMTQTLTLLISSSFNPALPKPDDALVRKMTRSSVNFEDNLEAYLKERIDFMKAIYGSRYILNEEKERTLIIEDQVRQSYAVRPYRQIIALISYVFNPGLLTGIQVPALVIHGDEDPLFSIEHAIDLKNNIPGCQLIIKKGMGHAIPEALFPSLVQDISNFIVVS